In the genome of Ammoniphilus sp. CFH 90114, the window GATAGCGATGGCAAGCAACAATTAGTCTATAAGCACGCCATCTCGACTTTCCTTCCACAACGTCCTGTATCTTTGATGCCTGATAATCAAGAGTAAGCCTTAAGTCGGAGTAGAACTCCGGCTTTTTTCATTTACTCAGATTGTTCAAATTATAAAGACTTCATCTTTTTTCGTTGACATAATGAGTAAAACGTAATATTCTCAATATCGTTAACTTCTTCACATTCGGCATTTTTCAACAGATCGAAAGATAATGTTGACAACAATGGAGTCGGATGGTAGAGTAAGAGTAACAATTAAATAAAACAATTCCAATCGGAATTGTTTTCTTATCCAGAGAGGTGGAGGGACTGGCCCGATGAAACCCGGCAGCGGATCTTCAAAGAGAAGATGCTGTGCCAATTCCACAGGACGAATTGTCCTGACAGATAAGAGCGTGACCGTGACTACTACACGTCAAACCTCTTCTCTGAGCGAAGAGGTTTTTTATTTGTCAAACAACCAAGGGCCCTGGTAGCTGACAGTAAAAAGGTTCGCTCTCCTTAACACGAATACACATATGAAGGGGAGTATTAGAAAATGAAAAAGTGGACAAAGGTGTTAACAACTTCTATTTTAGCAGTATCACTTCTTGCGGGGTGTGGAAGTTCTTCCGATCAGCCAAGTCAAGCTAGTGGCGGTGGAGACCAAGTTACCAAGATTAAAGTAGGGGTAACTGCTGGTCCTCACGAAGAAGTAATGGAAAAAGTAAAAGAGGTAGCAGCAAAAGATGGCCTTGAAATTGAAATTGTTGCCTTTAACGATTATGTGCAACCAAATAAGGTATTAGCAGAAGGGGAATTGGATGCTAATAGTTTCCAGCATGAGCCTTACTTGGAAAGATTCAAGGCAGATCATAACTTAGATCTTGTAAAACTAGCTAACAACATTAACTTCCCAATGGGACTTTACTCTACTAAAATTAAAGATGTCAGTGAACTAGAAGATGGGGCACAAGTAGGATTACCAAACGACCCAACGAATGGAGCAAGAGCACTTCAACTGTTTGAGGAAGCAGGCTTAATTAAGTTGAAGGAAGGGGTAGGAGTTAAAGCTACGATTCACGATATTGCTGAGAATCCTAAGAACTTGAAGTTTAAAGAACTAGAAGCTGCATTTATTCCTAAGGCTCTTGATGATCTTGCGGTAGCAGCAATCAATACGAACTTTGCGATGGAGCATGGATATGTTCCAACGAAGGATTCCATCTTTATTGAGCCTAGTGATTCTCCGTGGGTAAATCTTATTGCCGTACGTACAGCTGATAAAGATCGTCCAGAATTTCAAAAGCTTGTAAAAGCTTATCACTCTGACGAAGTTAAGAAGTTTATAGAAGAGCATTTCCAAGGATCTGTTGTACCATCCTGGTAGTTTTCCTTGTATGCAGGAAAAAAGAGGATTAGGAGATGCTTTTGAAAAGGGAAGAGAAGACCTCCAACAGGGGGTCCTTCTTTTTGTTTGGTCTATGAGCAAAGATGTTTGGAGGTTGGGTACTCAATGATTGTTATCAAAAATTTATATAAAACATATGAACAAAATGGACGCAATGTAGAGGCGGTTAAGAACGTTAGCCTAGAGATAAAGAAGGGTGAAATCTTCGGAGTTATTGGGTTTAGTGGTGCCGGAAAAAGCAGCTTGATCCGTTGTGTTAATCTCTTGGAGACGCCTAGTTCAGGATCTGTCATGGTAAATGGGGTTGAAATGACAAATCTATCTGAGCGCAACCTACGTGAGGCAAGGCGGAAAATAGGAATGATCTTTCAGCACTTTAATTTACTTTCATCTAGTACGGTGTTTGAAAATATTGCAGCCCCTCTTGAGTTAGCTAATACGCCAAAGCATATAATCGAAAAGAAAGTTAATGAATTATTAGGTTTAGTCGGATTGTCAGATAAAGGGGCTTCTTATCCATCACAATTATCAGGGGGGCAAAAGCAAAGAGTAGCGATTGCTCGAGCATTAGCTAATGATCCAGAAATCCTTCTTTGTGATGAAGCAACCTCTGCCCTAGATCCCCAGACTACTGACTCTATTTTGGATTTACTATTGGATATCAATAAGAAATTTCAAATCACAATTATGTTGATTACCCATGAAATGCATGTCATTAAGAAAATTTGTGATCATGTGGCGGTTATGGAAAATGGGCAGGTTGTAGAGCAGGGAAGTGTATTAGAGATATTTTCACAACCTAAAACCCAAACGACCAAAAACTTCATTAAAAATGTTTTTGACATTAATTTACCTCAAAATCTTCAACTTAAGTTTAAAAACGAAAGGGCAAATGGGGAAATCATCCGTGTCTCTTTTGTCGGTGAAACAACAACAGAACCTGTCTTTGCTGAACTGGCTACCCGTTTTCCGCTTCGTCCCAATATCTTGTTTGGGAATATAACACAAATTAAGGAAACCACCTTTGGAAGTCTCATCTTGAAGCTAACAGGTGAAGCGAGTGTAATTCAACAAGGAATGGAGTACTTGCAAAGTGAAGGCTTGAGTGTGGAGGTGCTGCAGGATGTTGACTAGTTTATTTGATCGAAGCGATCTATATATTCAATCCTTAATTGAAACTTGGTGGATGGTATTTTACGCTTTATCGATCTCGGCATTAATAGGACTCCCGCTTGGTGTTCTATTGGTGGTTACTCGTCCGAAGCATATTTTTGAGAATGTCATGATCTATAATGTCTTGAATGTCATAATTAATATTCTTAGATCGGTGCCTTTTGTTATTCTTATGGTTGCTATTATCCCATTTACGAAGTTTATCGTAGGGACTGCCATTGGTGTTAAAGGAGCTATCGTACCTCTTGTGGTCTATACGGCTCCCTACATTGCAAGATTAATGGAATCTGCTCTTCTCGAAGTGGACCCTGGAATTATTGAGGCTTTTAAATCTATGGGAGCAAGCAGAAGACAGATTATCTGGCGTGTGATGATCAGAGAAGCTAGACCAGCAATATCATTAGGTTTAACCATTGCGACGATCGGTTTGATCGGGGCAACCGCGATGGCAGGGGTGATTGGTGCGGGTGGTTTAGGAGACTTAGCGATTCGTTACGGTTATCAGCGATGGGAACTTGATGTTATGCTTTGGACTGTTATTCTCTTAATTATTATTGTTCAAGGGGTTCAGTCCATTGGGAACTATATTGCGAAACGTCTTCGGAAAAACTAAGGCATGGAGTAATCATGTAAGGGGAATGAAAGCATGAACATTGAATCAGCTGATATTATGAAAGGCTTGCCAACTCAATTTTTCGCTACGCTTGTCGCGAAGGTGCAAAGGGAGGCAGCGGCAGGACACGATATAATTAATCTAGGTCAAGGAAATCCAGATCTACCTACCCCTGAGCATATCGTGGAAGAGATGCAACGTGCCGTAGCTAATCCTATTCACCATAAATATCCCCCATTCCAAGGGCGCAGGGAATTGAAAGAAGCGGTTGCTCATTGGTATAAAAGTGAATTCGATGTTGAGTTGGATCCAGAACAAGAAGTGGCTATCGTTTTTGGGGGGAAAACAGGCTTAATTGAAGTATGTCAAGTCTTATTAAACCCTGGAGATATCTGCCTAGTGCCAGATCCAGGATATCCAGATTATTGGTCGGGGGTTGCTTTAACAGGGGCTCGCATGTCCTTTATGCCTCTTCGAGAAGCGAATCAATTCCTACCGGATTATTCAGCTATTCCTATTGAAGATGTAAATAAAGCTAAACTTATGTTCTTGAATTATCCTAATAATCCCACTGCAGCGACGGCGCCACTTTCTTTCTTTGAAGAAACGATTCAATATGCAGACAAACATGGGATTGTGGTCTGTCATGACTTTGCCTATGGGGCAATTGGATTTGATGGACAAAAGCCAGTGAGCTTTCTCCAAGCCCCGGGAGCGAAAGAAGTGGGGATCGAAGTATATACACTTTCCAAAACTTATAACATGGCTGGCTGGCGAGTGGGTTTTGTCGTAGGAAATAGAAAAATGGTAAGTCTGATCAATCTCCTACAGGACCACCTTTTTGTAAGTCTGTTTGGAGCAGTCCAGATGGCGGCAACCCATGCCTTAACTAGTTCACAGGAGTGTGTAAGAGAATTAGTATCAACATATCAGTCGAGAAGAGATACGTTATTTCATGGATTATCTCAAATTGGTTGGCAGGCTAAGCCATCTCAAGGCTCTTTCTTTGCTTGGCTGCCAGTTCCAGATGGATATAGCTCCGTTTCCTTTGCGGACAAACTGCTAGATGAAGCCCATATTGTTGTAGCTCCAGGAAAAGGGTTTGGAGAGTACGGAGAAGGGTACGTTCGGGTCGGATTGTTAACACCAGGGGAACGTCTTAAGGAAGCGATCTCGAGAATTGATCAATTAGGGATATTTAAGTAATAGAAACAAAAGAGACTTGGCTGACCCCAAGTCTTTTTCCCGTTTCTTGTATCTTTTTTCTCCATGTACGAAACTATTTATTTGTTAAGTACGTATTATAGAATGATGAAACCAATGAAAGGATTGAATGCTCCGATGGATAGAAAAGCTTCACTCATCGTTATACATGCGAGTGCCTTTTTTGCTCCTATACTTGTTCCCCTGATTTTTATGTTTATTACAAAGGATCATGAAGTAAAGGATTTTGCTATACAGGCTTTACTATTTCATATTCTTCTTAGCTTCTGCATTTTTATTTCCTTTGTCTTATCCTTTGTATTAATTGGGATGCCTCTTCTTGTGTTCTTTGGAATCGTTGGGGTGTGGTACCCCATTAAGGGAATTATCTATGCAGCGCAAGAAAGACCTTATGGTTATCCTATCGTAGCCAAATGGGTAATGTAAAAATTCAAGGAAAGTTTTATATCCCTTCAGCATATAAATATAAAGGTTAAAAACAAGGATTAGGTAATATGGAGGGATTAAAGATGTACTTAGGCGTATTCGATCTTAAGCAACGACTCGAACATACTAGGAAGCTATTGAAAGACAAAATTCGGCTAAAGGAGTTGCTAGACGATGATATTAAAGAATTGGAGCAATCCATAAAAGACATAGAAGATATGATGAATAAAACTGAAAAAGCAATACTCGTGTAACTTGTTATTAAGGCCTCTCAGCCAATGTGGGAGGCCTTAAAACTTTCCCTTCACGAAGAAATCCTGTAAAATAGATTTGGTAACAATTTGCATGATTTCCCTAGCTTGATCTTGTTGAGAAGGGAAAGAAGGGAAGAAACTCTGGCAGGAGGAATCGGAGTGAGCAATCGTGATTGGGATAAATTCTTGATCCCGTATGAGCAAGCGGTAGAAGAACTAAAGATAAAGTTTAAAGGAATTCGAAAAGAATATAAAAAAAGGGAAGATTATTCTCCTGTTGAATTTGTAACGGGGAGGGTAAAGCGGATATCGAGTATATTCTCTAAGGCGAAAAGACTCAATGTCTCGATGGAAAACATTGAGACGGGGATTGAAGATATAGCTGGCATACGCATCATGTGTCAATTTGTTGAGGATATTGATAAGGTAAGGGAACTCGTCTTACTTAGAAAAGATATGGAAGTGATCTATGAAAAGGACTACGTTAATAATCAAAAAGATAGCGGGTATCGAAGTCATCATATTATCGTGAGGTACCCCGTGCAGACTTCCATAGGTCCGAAAGAAATACTAGCCGAAGTTCAAATTCGGACGTTGGCCATGAATTTCTGGGCAACTATTGAACATTCCCTCAATTATAAATATGAACAAAATATTCCCCCTCATATTCGTGAAAGATTGGTTAAAGCAGCAGAGGCTGCACATGAGTTAGATAAAGAGATGTCATTAATTCGGGAAGAGGTCAAGGATGCTCAACAGGAATTTGAAACAAAATCACAAATGGTAAGTAATATCCTGCGAGATATCCAACGACTTTATAGTTATGGCAAGGTCACCGAAGCCGATCGGTATTATCAGAGCTTTAAGGAGATTTGGGAATACGGTCGAATTTCACAACTTGGGCACCTAGGAGAACGTATTCGTTTAGCAATAGAAAATGCGGTTACGGATTCAGAAGGGACGGTATAGCAGCCGTCCTTTTTTAAACAAAAATTTAAGCTTAGCATAAGACAGAAAAAATCTCCTCGGATAAGGAGGAGAAGAAACAAAGGTTATGAGGTAGTGTTATTATAACACAGGTATTTCCTATTTAACAGAATTTTTTAATAATTACAACAAGAAATATCGCTATCGAAGACTTGACTAGATGGTTTACAATAGAGGTATACCAATATTAATCTCTAACCTAAGGCTGTCCGAGGATCAACAGGCATAGAAATGAGGGGTTAGTGAACAGTTCCTTTCCTTATGCTTTTCCCTCTGACAGGATAAAAAAGGAGTTACGTTATGTACCATAGAACGCAGACCAAGCCAGTTAAAGTAGGAAACCTGACCATCGGCGGAAGTGATCAAGTGGTTATACAGAGCATGACCACTACGAAAACAGCGGATGTGAAGTCTACTGTAGAACAGATTCTCCGCTTAGAAGAAGCAGGCTGCCAGGTTGTTCGGGTAACTGTAAATAATATGGAAGCGGCTGAAGCGATAAAGGAAATTAAGAAGCAGATTCATATCCCACTTGTGTCGGATATTCACTTTGATTATAAGCTAGCTCTTAAGGCAATTGAGAATGGAATTGACAAGGTAAGGATTAACCCAGGGAATATCGGGAAGAGAGAAAAAGTAGAAGAAGTGGTGAAGGCGTGTAAAGAAAGAGGGGTACCGATCCGTATTGGTGTAAATGCAGGATCTTTAGAGAAGCACCTATTGGACAAGTATGGTTACCCTACAGCTGATGCAATGGTGGAAAGTGCCCTTCATCATATTGGAATCCTAGAAGACCTCGATTTTCATGATATTATTGTCTCTTTGAAGGCATCGGACGTACCGTTAGCGATAGAGGCCTATACGAAAGCTGCTTCTGCCTTCTCTTATCCACTTCACCTAGGAATTACAGAGGCAGGAACCTTGTTTTCCGGAACGGTCAAGAGTGCGGCAGGTCTTGGCGCCTTATTAGCACAGGGAATAGGTTCTACGATTCGGATTTCTCTCAGTGCAGATCCTGTTGAGGAAATTAAGGTATGCCGTGAATTGCTGAAAACATTCGGGTTAGCTGCGAATGCTGCGACACTGATTTCTTGTCCTACGTGTGGTCGCATTGAAATTGATCTTATTTCTGTAGCTAATGAGATTGAAGATTACATCAGTAAAGTCAGGGCTCCAATTAAGGTTGCCGTCCTTGGTTGCGCAGTTAACGGGCCAGGGGAGGCTCGGGAAGCCGATATTGGAATCGCGGGAGCTAGAGGAGAAGGATTGCTTTTCCGTCACGGTGAAATTGTTAGAAAGATCCCAGAAGCGGTGTTGGTTGAGGAGCTTAAGAAAGAAATAGATGCTTTAGCGGAGGTCTATGAACGTACTGGAGAATTACCTAGGAGACATTAAGTCTTCAAGTATCCAAAAGGAGGTTAATAGATCTTATGAAAAGAAAAACGTCCTCCAAGTCTTCTTCTAAACCTGCAAACAATGAAGCAGCTCTCAGTT includes:
- a CDS encoding MetQ/NlpA family ABC transporter substrate-binding protein → MKKWTKVLTTSILAVSLLAGCGSSSDQPSQASGGGDQVTKIKVGVTAGPHEEVMEKVKEVAAKDGLEIEIVAFNDYVQPNKVLAEGELDANSFQHEPYLERFKADHNLDLVKLANNINFPMGLYSTKIKDVSELEDGAQVGLPNDPTNGARALQLFEEAGLIKLKEGVGVKATIHDIAENPKNLKFKELEAAFIPKALDDLAVAAINTNFAMEHGYVPTKDSIFIEPSDSPWVNLIAVRTADKDRPEFQKLVKAYHSDEVKKFIEEHFQGSVVPSW
- a CDS encoding methionine ABC transporter ATP-binding protein, whose product is MIVIKNLYKTYEQNGRNVEAVKNVSLEIKKGEIFGVIGFSGAGKSSLIRCVNLLETPSSGSVMVNGVEMTNLSERNLREARRKIGMIFQHFNLLSSSTVFENIAAPLELANTPKHIIEKKVNELLGLVGLSDKGASYPSQLSGGQKQRVAIARALANDPEILLCDEATSALDPQTTDSILDLLLDINKKFQITIMLITHEMHVIKKICDHVAVMENGQVVEQGSVLEIFSQPKTQTTKNFIKNVFDINLPQNLQLKFKNERANGEIIRVSFVGETTTEPVFAELATRFPLRPNILFGNITQIKETTFGSLILKLTGEASVIQQGMEYLQSEGLSVEVLQDVD
- a CDS encoding methionine ABC transporter permease, yielding MLTSLFDRSDLYIQSLIETWWMVFYALSISALIGLPLGVLLVVTRPKHIFENVMIYNVLNVIINILRSVPFVILMVAIIPFTKFIVGTAIGVKGAIVPLVVYTAPYIARLMESALLEVDPGIIEAFKSMGASRRQIIWRVMIREARPAISLGLTIATIGLIGATAMAGVIGAGGLGDLAIRYGYQRWELDVMLWTVILLIIIVQGVQSIGNYIAKRLRKN
- a CDS encoding pyridoxal phosphate-dependent aminotransferase; this translates as MNIESADIMKGLPTQFFATLVAKVQREAAAGHDIINLGQGNPDLPTPEHIVEEMQRAVANPIHHKYPPFQGRRELKEAVAHWYKSEFDVELDPEQEVAIVFGGKTGLIEVCQVLLNPGDICLVPDPGYPDYWSGVALTGARMSFMPLREANQFLPDYSAIPIEDVNKAKLMFLNYPNNPTAATAPLSFFEETIQYADKHGIVVCHDFAYGAIGFDGQKPVSFLQAPGAKEVGIEVYTLSKTYNMAGWRVGFVVGNRKMVSLINLLQDHLFVSLFGAVQMAATHALTSSQECVRELVSTYQSRRDTLFHGLSQIGWQAKPSQGSFFAWLPVPDGYSSVSFADKLLDEAHIVVAPGKGFGEYGEGYVRVGLLTPGERLKEAISRIDQLGIFK
- a CDS encoding DUF4870 domain-containing protein translates to MDRKASLIVIHASAFFAPILVPLIFMFITKDHEVKDFAIQALLFHILLSFCIFISFVLSFVLIGMPLLVFFGIVGVWYPIKGIIYAAQERPYGYPIVAKWVM
- a CDS encoding GTP pyrophosphokinase family protein — its product is MSNRDWDKFLIPYEQAVEELKIKFKGIRKEYKKREDYSPVEFVTGRVKRISSIFSKAKRLNVSMENIETGIEDIAGIRIMCQFVEDIDKVRELVLLRKDMEVIYEKDYVNNQKDSGYRSHHIIVRYPVQTSIGPKEILAEVQIRTLAMNFWATIEHSLNYKYEQNIPPHIRERLVKAAEAAHELDKEMSLIREEVKDAQQEFETKSQMVSNILRDIQRLYSYGKVTEADRYYQSFKEIWEYGRISQLGHLGERIRLAIENAVTDSEGTV
- the ispG gene encoding flavodoxin-dependent (E)-4-hydroxy-3-methylbut-2-enyl-diphosphate synthase, with protein sequence MYHRTQTKPVKVGNLTIGGSDQVVIQSMTTTKTADVKSTVEQILRLEEAGCQVVRVTVNNMEAAEAIKEIKKQIHIPLVSDIHFDYKLALKAIENGIDKVRINPGNIGKREKVEEVVKACKERGVPIRIGVNAGSLEKHLLDKYGYPTADAMVESALHHIGILEDLDFHDIIVSLKASDVPLAIEAYTKAASAFSYPLHLGITEAGTLFSGTVKSAAGLGALLAQGIGSTIRISLSADPVEEIKVCRELLKTFGLAANAATLISCPTCGRIEIDLISVANEIEDYISKVRAPIKVAVLGCAVNGPGEAREADIGIAGARGEGLLFRHGEIVRKIPEAVLVEELKKEIDALAEVYERTGELPRRH